The Oreochromis niloticus isolate F11D_XX linkage group LG2, O_niloticus_UMD_NMBU, whole genome shotgun sequence genome includes a region encoding these proteins:
- the cplx1 gene encoding complexin-2, translating to MNFVMKQALGGATKDMGKMLGGEEEKDPDAQKKEEERQEALRQQEEERKAKYARMEAERENIRQGIRDKYGIKKKEEKEAEAAAAMEQASEGSLTRPKKAVPAGCGDEEEEESIVDTVMKFIPAPLMDMFNKK from the exons GGGCCACCAAAGACATGGGCAAGATGCTTggtggagaggaggagaaggatcCTGATGCtcagaaaaaagaagaggaaaggcAAGAAGCGCTGAGGcaacaggaagaggagaggaaggcCAAATATGCAAGAatggaggcagagagagaaaacatccGACAGGGCATCAGGGATAAG TATGGCAtcaagaagaaggaggagaaggaagCCGAGGCAGCAGCTGCTATGGAGCAGGCCTCCGAGGGCAGCCTCACCCGCCCGAAAAAAGCAGTTCCCGCTGGCTGCGgcgatgaggaggaagaagagagcaTCGTGGATACGGTCATGAAATTCATCCCTGCACCACTCATGGATATGTTCAATAAAAAGTAA